The following nucleotide sequence is from Hippopotamus amphibius kiboko isolate mHipAmp2 chromosome 11, mHipAmp2.hap2, whole genome shotgun sequence.
GTGGGGAAGTGACAGCTACATAGATGAATTTTCCCTATAAAAATGAAGCTGGCCCCTCTAACTAAAATTATAGAATAAACCACAGGTTGTATATTTTTAGTAGCTTTTTAAAGTAACCATTTTGCCCTTTCTTCATttcagtcattaaaaacaaattcctaTGCTCTAGGAAATGCACCAATAGCAGAAGGCCCCCAGAGGAGGATGGACTTGTTTATCCCCATGCCGTGTGGTCTCTGGCTGCATCTGCTTTGCTTGTCTGCTCCTGTCGTCTCCCTCCTTTTGATCTACGTACCTGGAAAATGTGGTCTCTTTGGGTTTCAAGTAAGAGTCAAGTAGTTCTTTGAGTGGTCTACTCAAGAGCAAAGTGTGGAACTTGAACATCGCATGGGTTCTTTAGGGTCCTATTTTAATTCGATCTCAGATCTGTTTCATGGCATTGGGGCCTAAGTTAAATCTTACCCTAGTAGgtaggaatttctttttttaattttttatacatctttatcggaatataattgctttacaatgttgtgtttctgctgtacaacaaagtgaatcagctatatttatacatgtatccccaaaccccctccctcttgagcctccctcccaccctccctatcccatccctctaggtcatcacaaagcagtAGGTAGGAATTTCTATTTGTGATTTTAATAAGAactatgtaaatacatataaattttactACCTGGAAACTCACTGCAATGGCGGTGGTGAAGGGTTAACAGCTCATAAGAAAAAAGAGCAACTTTTAATATAAAAGCTCAACCTGGGACCAAATTACTTCATTGGGACAGAAATTTGTTATACTAGTTCCTGAATCCATTACTGTGTTACAGAATGGTCATTCATCCTtagaagacttttaaaaagattattttcagtAGCAGAATTAACAGGTCAAGGAATGTTATTGCATTTTAGGAAATTTTCtattaaagaagtaaaactaatTCATGTATAAGCACTTCTCTCCTCATCTATGTTTCCAAATAAGCTTTTACTACTACTAATACCCATTCAAGTGCATTTACCATGTCCAAGGCTCCGTTCTACATACTCTGTTTACCTGAGATTCTCAGTTCATCCTCAGTGGTGCCAGGTTCATGACCATCCTGCTATACTGCTGAGTTATTAACTGCTTTGAAGGCTGTCCATTCCTGCTTTCCTTTGGTTACTTCTGGCCCCATAATTAGTCTATATGTGGATGAGTAAGATTCATGCGGAAACCTCAAAATCAGTATCACTGTTAGAGAACTATAGTTGTGgaaacatttatgaaaaacccattATGACCAGGCAAATGATGTCCCATTTCCCTACTTACTCCTATCCCATTCAATAAACTTaactttgaagtttaaaaaaaaaatctttatttcagataaaattatttccataatTAAGGATAAAGGAAACACACTTCCTTGAGTCCATCATCTCAGGTGATCGTGATTTCCAAGAACATTGGATTCCTGAGTATCATTTGAATATttgtctacatgcttgtgggaaGCTTCTGCAGCCTTTTCTTGGCAGGAATTCCAGTTTTTCTgaattcttccctttccttcaggTATTCCATTTTGCATTCTTCATAAAAGGCTGGATCTTTATAGCTAcaagaaggaaaatgtaaatcttttaaagtgaatcactttgcaaGCATATAAGCTTACTTTAACAATAAATTCAGATATCTAATTTGTCAGGCACAATCTTTAGAAGCAAGTCTTTAGTAATGGTCAGAAATTCATTGTAAACATTAGGCTACCAAattagttaaagaaaaaaaaaaaagacctaatggTACTTTTTTGAATAACAATGTCCCAGGATAGGACAATGGGAAGCAGGGCATCCATCCTCAGGGGCCCATGAGAGCAGACAAGACTGAATCACAATCATGTACACAAAGTACTACGGCAGTTGTGGCCTAGTGCACCATGGAAACACGGGGCAGAGTGGGGAAAGGGGAGCTGTCAGGGGGAGACGTTTGAGCTGCATTTTGAGGGACCAACAGAAATCCACATAGAAGGCACATGTGGAAAAGCCCACCAATGAGGAAAAACGGTGATGCATGAAGAAGCAGGAGTAGACTGGTACCGCAACAGTAGATTATGCGCAGGAGAAAGGGCCTGAGATGCTGGAATGGGGAGGGTCAACTCA
It contains:
- the CMC1 gene encoding COX assembly mitochondrial protein homolog isoform X4, which translates into the protein MALDPADFTKCCKDSGILMVVKCQKENSALKECLTTYYKDPAFYEECKMEYLKEREEFRKTGIPAKKRLQKLPTSM
- the CMC1 gene encoding COX assembly mitochondrial protein homolog isoform X3, yielding MLSKELCLKNNFTKCCKDSGILMVVKCQKENSALKECLTTYYKDPAFYEECKMEYLKEREEFRKTGIPAKKRLQKLPTSM